The Kitasatospora setae KM-6054 genome contains a region encoding:
- a CDS encoding AfsR/SARP family transcriptional regulator, whose translation MSTDDNEAGAMAGGTWFEAIGPVRVRRGPAELDLGPPRQRAVLTVLILNHRRPVSTSRIVELVWGADAPDRGVNLVQKYVSGLRRVLQGVAELSWTEAGYVLVPDGTVDVERFDALLTAGRTARAGGDPAAAAAALAEAVALWRGPLAQGMGGPGIEPLRLRLTESWLAAKEDLFDAELELGRLPDRLPELRRLTAEHPLRERFRAQLVLALAQAGRPAEALAEHDRARRRLADEHGLDPGPHLRAAQEQVLRMASDRAAPADPATPPALSSPAALSSPAALPPAQLPPAPRVFVGRTALTARLAELLAPTGPPPLVCLEGTAGVGKSALALRAAHRAAGLFPDGQLFADLRGFGRGLPADPSDVLGGFLRALGVPAERLPQDLGERIGLYRSILAGRAVLVVLDDARDADQIRPLLPSGNRCAVLVTGRRRMISLTVREGAHRLIVPVLTAEESRGLVNSLLGPGQTRDTAAVDRIIALCSGLPLALRIVTANAAHRADLPLARIARELARDRVAALSVPDEAQTALDCSIGLSYDLLPPGHRELFCLLGLVPGPDFTLRAATAMAGAGAAATERGMRDLEVANLLERTADRYRFPHELLQLFAQERAHREVPAARRDEALHRLLGHYLAAVLRAEGRDRRAAGADLPALPASSEPSDPSDPSDLSDLSDLSDPDFPDADLEEDDLESEFDNLMATVLHAATAGPYPPVWQLADALRPFCKQHARTAQWSRLAGAGLAAARRAGDRRAEAAMLLNLSDAEHNSGLVEEGAEHARQALALGRGLGLGRIEASALDQLGRAAWIRGALETARTLLTAAVDAHTRTGDRLGLAVSLSALGRTEFDAGHTEQAALHCSQVLRLARTIGAAAVETMALVEMGVLHAALGRPENAARSLRAALALARDGGHRRAEALALARLSLLRAGGDRPREALAEARNALHVAEAHGDRWIEAECLNTTARTALATGDTDTAAARHRAALTLATRLGYRRAELQALLGLAETALRRGDTQRAADYAGRARAAAAGLGHLPLAAEALRIEGRLRATPDAAPDPEPATAPEPASADRAQLGC comes from the coding sequence TTGTCCACGGATGACAACGAGGCGGGGGCGATGGCGGGCGGGACGTGGTTCGAGGCGATCGGACCGGTGCGGGTGCGGCGGGGGCCGGCGGAACTGGACCTCGGACCACCCAGACAGCGGGCGGTGCTGACCGTCCTGATCCTCAACCACCGGCGCCCGGTGTCGACCTCGCGCATCGTCGAACTGGTCTGGGGCGCCGACGCCCCCGACCGCGGCGTCAACCTGGTGCAGAAGTACGTCTCGGGGCTGCGCCGCGTCCTCCAGGGCGTCGCCGAACTCTCCTGGACCGAGGCCGGGTACGTGCTGGTGCCGGACGGCACGGTGGACGTCGAGCGGTTCGACGCGCTGCTCACCGCGGGCCGCACCGCCCGGGCCGGCGGCGACCCGGCCGCCGCGGCGGCGGCGCTCGCCGAGGCGGTGGCGCTGTGGCGCGGCCCGCTGGCCCAGGGCATGGGCGGGCCCGGCATCGAACCGCTGCGGCTGCGGCTCACCGAATCCTGGCTCGCCGCCAAGGAGGACCTGTTCGACGCCGAGCTGGAGCTGGGCCGACTGCCCGACCGGCTCCCCGAACTGCGCCGGCTCACCGCCGAACACCCGCTGCGCGAACGGTTCCGGGCCCAGCTCGTGCTGGCCCTGGCCCAGGCCGGCCGGCCCGCCGAGGCGCTCGCCGAGCACGACCGGGCCCGGCGCCGGCTCGCCGACGAGCACGGCCTCGACCCCGGCCCGCACCTGCGGGCCGCCCAGGAGCAGGTCCTGCGGATGGCCTCGGACCGGGCGGCCCCGGCCGACCCCGCCACCCCGCCCGCCCTCTCCTCCCCCGCCGCCCTCTCCTCCCCCGCCGCCCTGCCACCAGCCCAACTCCCGCCCGCTCCAAGGGTGTTCGTCGGCCGCACGGCACTCACCGCCCGGCTCGCCGAACTCCTGGCGCCCACCGGGCCGCCACCCCTGGTCTGCCTGGAGGGCACCGCCGGCGTCGGCAAGAGCGCGCTGGCCCTGCGCGCCGCCCACCGGGCCGCCGGGCTCTTCCCGGACGGGCAGCTCTTCGCCGACCTGCGCGGCTTCGGCCGCGGCCTGCCCGCCGACCCGTCCGACGTGCTCGGCGGCTTCCTGCGCGCCCTCGGGGTGCCCGCCGAACGCCTGCCGCAGGACCTCGGCGAGCGGATCGGCCTCTACCGGTCGATCCTGGCCGGCCGGGCCGTCCTGGTGGTGCTCGACGACGCGCGGGACGCCGACCAGATCCGGCCGCTGCTGCCCAGCGGCAACCGGTGCGCCGTCCTGGTGACCGGCCGGCGCCGCATGATCAGCCTGACCGTGCGGGAGGGCGCGCACCGGCTGATCGTCCCGGTGCTGACCGCCGAGGAGTCCCGCGGACTGGTCAACTCGCTGCTCGGCCCCGGGCAGACCCGGGACACCGCGGCGGTCGACCGGATCATCGCGCTCTGCTCCGGACTCCCGCTCGCCCTGCGGATCGTCACCGCCAACGCCGCCCACCGGGCCGACCTCCCGCTCGCCCGGATCGCCCGCGAACTGGCCCGCGACCGGGTGGCCGCGCTCTCCGTCCCGGACGAGGCGCAGACCGCGCTGGACTGCTCGATCGGCCTCTCCTACGACCTGCTCCCGCCCGGCCACCGGGAACTCTTCTGCCTGCTCGGACTCGTCCCCGGACCGGACTTCACCCTCCGGGCCGCCACCGCGATGGCCGGCGCCGGAGCCGCCGCGACCGAACGCGGGATGCGCGACCTGGAAGTCGCCAACCTGCTGGAACGCACCGCCGACCGCTACCGCTTCCCGCACGAGCTGCTCCAGCTGTTCGCCCAGGAACGCGCCCACCGGGAGGTGCCCGCCGCCCGGCGGGACGAGGCCCTGCACCGGCTGCTGGGCCACTACCTGGCCGCCGTGCTCCGCGCCGAGGGGCGCGACCGCAGGGCCGCCGGCGCGGACCTCCCGGCGCTCCCGGCCTCCTCGGAGCCCTCCGACCCCTCGGACCCCTCGGACCTCTCCGACCTCTCCGACCTCTCCGACCCCGACTTCCCGGACGCCGACCTCGAAGAGGACGACCTGGAAAGCGAGTTCGACAACCTGATGGCGACCGTCCTGCACGCCGCCACCGCCGGACCGTACCCACCCGTCTGGCAACTCGCCGACGCACTGCGGCCGTTCTGCAAGCAGCACGCCCGCACCGCGCAGTGGTCCCGGCTGGCCGGGGCCGGACTGGCCGCCGCCCGGCGGGCCGGCGACCGGCGGGCCGAGGCCGCCATGCTGCTCAACCTCAGCGACGCCGAGCACAACTCCGGCCTGGTGGAGGAGGGCGCCGAACACGCCCGGCAGGCGCTGGCGCTCGGCCGCGGACTCGGCCTCGGCCGGATCGAGGCGTCCGCGCTGGACCAGCTCGGCCGGGCCGCCTGGATCCGCGGCGCCCTGGAGACCGCCCGGACGCTGCTGACCGCCGCCGTCGACGCGCACACCCGCACCGGCGACCGACTCGGCCTGGCCGTCTCGCTGTCGGCGCTGGGCCGGACCGAGTTCGACGCGGGCCACACCGAACAGGCCGCCCTGCACTGCTCCCAGGTGCTGCGGCTGGCCCGGACCATCGGCGCGGCCGCCGTCGAGACCATGGCCCTGGTCGAGATGGGCGTCCTGCACGCCGCCCTGGGTCGGCCGGAGAACGCCGCCCGCTCCCTGCGCGCCGCCCTCGCGCTCGCCCGCGACGGCGGCCACCGCCGCGCCGAGGCGCTCGCCCTCGCCCGGCTCAGCCTGCTGCGGGCCGGCGGCGACCGGCCGCGGGAGGCCCTGGCCGAGGCCCGCAACGCGCTGCACGTCGCGGAGGCGCACGGCGACCGCTGGATCGAGGCCGAGTGCCTGAACACGACGGCCCGCACCGCGCTGGCCACCGGCGACACCGACACCGCCGCCGCCCGCCACCGGGCCGCGCTGACCCTGGCCACCCGCCTCGGCTACCGCCGGGCCGAACTCCAGGCCCTGCTCGGCCTCGCCGAGACCGCCCTGCGCCG